The following DNA comes from Oncorhynchus mykiss isolate Arlee chromosome 16, USDA_OmykA_1.1, whole genome shotgun sequence.
agaggtccgttaaaagtgcagagagcatcatgaagaacaaggaacacaccaggcaggtccgagatactgttgtgaagaagtttaaagccggatttggatacaaaaagatttcccaagctttaaacatcccaaggagcactgtgcaagcgataatattgaaatggaaggagtatcagaccactgcaaatctaccaagacctggccgtccctctaaactttcagctcatacaaggagaagactgatcagagatgcagccaagaggcccatgatcactctggatgaactgcagagatctacagctgaggtgggagactctgtccataggacaacaatcagtcgtatattgcacaaatctggcctttatggaagagtggcaagaagaaagcaatttcttaaagatatccataaaaagtgttgtttaaagtttgccacaagccacctgggagacacaccaaacatgtggaagaaggtgctctggtcagatgaaaccaaaattgaactttttggcaacaatgcaaaacgttatgtttggcgtaaaagcaacacagctgaacacaccatccccactgtcaaacatggtggtggcagcatcatggtttgggcctgcttttcttcagcagggacagggaagatggttaaaattgatgggaagatggatggagcttaatacaggaccattctggaagaaaacctgatggagtctgcaaaagacctgagactgggacggagatttgtcttccaacaagacaatgatccaaaacataaagcaaaatctacaatggaatggttcaaaaataaacatatccaggtgttagaatggccaagtcaaagtccagacctgaatccaatcgagaatctgtggaaagaactgaaaactgctgttcacaaatgctctccatccaacctcactgagctcgagctgttttgcaaggaggaatgggaaaaatttccagtctctcgatgtgcaaaactgatagagacataccccaaacgacttacagctgtaatcgcagcaaaaggtggcgctacaaagtattaacttaagggggctgaataattttgcacgaccaattcttcagtttttgatttgttaaaaaagtttgaaatatccaataaatgtcgttccacttcatgattgtgtcccacttgttgttgattcttcacaaaaaaatacagttttatatctttatgtttgaagcctgaaatgtggcaaaaggtcgcaaagttcaagggggccgaatactttcgcaaggcactgtacgtagcACAAATAAACAGTATTGTCGTGACACGTGTCAGAGTAGTGACATTCTGTCTGTGGACAGTGGAGCCAGTTCCAGTTGTGATTGATCATTCTCTGCCTTGCTATATTCATGCTGTGCTTAACCTCGTCCCCTGGCTACTATACACCGTGCATATAAGCCTGGTACATCAACAATTCAAAGTTGGCCTTACTGGGCGTGACCTTAGAATTCTAGTATTTGTCATAAAATGTTTGCGAATCACACAACTACGAGGCGTGGCTCTGTTCATGAGATATTATAGCGTACAGGGGAGGGTTAGGGGGAAGGTGTTGTGGGAGATGATTTGTTGGTAGGTTAAGCCGATTAAGGTAATGCCTATGTGCCAGGAGTTTCTCCCGGTCTTTCTGTAATGGCTAAACGAAGGCCAAGTTTGGCACGTTGGTCCACCAGACTCTTTGTGCATTTGGGTGGAAGTGTCTGGGAACGAGATTATGTTGAACTGGAGTGGATGTGTGTTTTCTTATTTTCTACAGATACATGATAGTGGAACATGCTCAAGTGTTTTTTATTCAATATGCATTGTTGAAAGGGTGAAGCAATCGTTTTGTGAATGTCCCGCACTCACTTTATGCAGTTTTTATTTTCTCTTAAGTATTTAGAGGACAAAGTCTCAGTTTTGACTTCAGAAACCCTGacatttccccttctctctctcacctctgagATTCTTAACGAAGTCCTCCAGCTTCATCTTCCTCTCTGGCTTGACGTTGGGGCTGTACATATCCGTGTTGAGGAGGATGATGGCGAAAGCCAGGATGAAGATGGTGTCAGGGTTCCGGAACTGGCGCACCACCGTGGGGTTACAGATACAGTAGCGCTGACTGGAACACAGACAAACAGGAAAGAGAGATGACATCACATGAATGTCATGAAAGAGTTATGGAGACGTTTGATGTAGAGAGCCATCATAGAATGCAGCAGAATGTTAAAAGCCTTATAGTCCACACAATGTGGACATTTGTCTTGTTGACTTGCTGGTGAAAACATGTTCAGGCCAGGATACAATGCATCAGAGCATGGTCAATAACTGTCACCATGGTGTGTGTACCATGCCATCATATTGCAGTATCGTGTGTGTACCATGCCATCATATTGCAGTATCGTGTGTGTACCATGCCATCATATTGCAGTATCGTGTGTGTACCATGCCATCATATTGCAGTATCGTGTGTGTACCATGCCGTCATATTGCAGTATCGTGTGTGTACCATGCCATCATATTGCAGTATCGTGTGTGTACCATGCCGTCATATTGCAGTATCGTGTGTGTACCATGCCATCATATTGCAGTATCATGTGTGTACCATGCCATCATATTGCAGTATCGTGTGTGTACCATGCCATCATATTGCAGTATCGTGTGTGTACCATGCCATCATATTGCAGTATCGTGTGTGTACCATGCCATCATATTGCAGTATCGTGTGTGTACCATGCCATCATATTGCAGTATCGTGTGTGTACCATGCCGTCATATTGCAGTATCGTGTGTGTACCATGCCATCATATTGCAGTATCGTGTGTGTACCATGTCATCATATTGCAGTTTCGTGTGTGTACCATGTCATCATATTGCAGTATCGTGTGTGTACCATGCCATCATATTGCAGTACCGTGTGTGTACCATGTCATCATATTGCAGTATCGTGTGTGTACCATGCCATCATATTGCAGTACCGTGTGTGTACCATGTCATCATATTGCAGTACCGTGTGTGTACCATGCCATCATATTGCAGTATCGTGTGTGTACCATGCCATCATATTGCAGTATCGTGTGTGTACCATGCCATCATATTGCAGTATCATGTGTGTACCATGCCATCATATTGCAGTATCGTGTGTGTACCATGCCATCATATTGCAGTATCGTGTGTGTACCATGCCATCATATTGCAGTATCGTGTGTGTACCATGCCATCATATTGCAGTATCGTGTGTGTACCATGCCGTCATATTGCAGTATCGTGTGTGTACCATGCCATCATATTGCAGTATCGTGTGTGTACCATGTCATCATATTGCAGTTTCGTGTGTGTACCATGCCATCATATTGCAGTATCGTGTGTGTACCATGCCATCATATTGCAGTATCGTGTGTGTACCATGCCATCATATTGCAGTATCGTGTGTGTACCATGCCATCATATTGCAGTATCGTGTGTGTACCATGCCATCATATTGCAGTATCATGTGTGTACCATGTCATCATATTGCAGTATTGTGTGTGTACCATGTCATCATATTGCAGTATCGTGTGTGTACCATGCCATCATATTGCAGTATCGTGTGTGTACCATGCCATCATATTGCAGTATCGTGTGTGTACCATGTCATCATATTGCAGTATTGTGTGTGTACCATGTCATCATATTGCAGTATCGTGTGTGTACCATGTCATCATATTGCAGTATTGTGTGTGTACCATGTCATCATATTGCAGTATCGTGTGTGTACCAGTCCTTTAGCCAACATGGTGTTGTGAGCAAAGCTATCAGTGACTTGCATTTCCATGACTTTGGTCAACGTCAGAGGAACTCTATTTGAAAATGTAATACAAAATAGCAAATAACGTCTCGCTCGTGACATATTTTACAAAAATATTGTGCAGTACTCTAGCCATTACAGTAATGCTAAAACAGATCTGTGTACCCCTCTTGGCCAAACCCCTTCAGTATATGCTTCTCTCACCGGTGTGTATCTTTATTCCAGTACATCCTTAACCTATGTACTCTCCTCTGTTGTCTCACCTGTAGGCTTCAATCAGGCGCTCCACCTTCTGGGCCTCTCCCTGGACCCGGATGTGATTCTGGAACTTCCTCAGTGCCTCGTCCAGCTCCATCGACGAGAAATCCATTTCATCTACCACACAGCTGGAAcacacaaccaaccaaccaaccacacaACCAACAATTAATTCACTAACCCAAAAATATATCGTTGATCAATGATTTGTCTAGTATCTCATTTACTTCccatatttaaaaaaacagatcaCAGGGGCATTCTGTGCACAGCAGTTAAAGATTTGTCTAAATCTGACAGGTAACTCCCTAATAGTCCTTTGATAATGACACAAATCAGCCATCTTTGTTTAATATGTTGAATTTTAATGGCCACAATGTTAGTGCCAACTGTTCCAAGGCAATAACCTCTCAGTTAGGAGAAACATTTGGAGCAGTGAGTGTGAAGATGGAGGATAGTTTGCTGAACTCTGTACAGTTCATCTATTGTTCTGGCCTGTCCTACAGTATAACGCTCTCTGTGCAAGGCACTGGAATAACAGGGTTATTCCCCTGTGACCTCCCACTCCATGGTGGATTGATAGACTATAAAGAGTGTCCAGAgattttcctggtcaggtcacatgaccTGGCCTTTAAAAATTACCAATTAACAGTACTCACTCCAGGACGTCTCTGTTGAACTGTTTCTGCCGGTTGCCCAGGAACTCTCCAATCATCTGCCTGCTCAGGCCCTTTCTCTGAAGCAGGAAGTGAGCCACACCCACAGGCGTGTCTGGGACGAACCCTCTCTCAGTCAGGTACTGGACACCCTTTTCTGGCTTCctgcagagacacacatacataacCAGGCGTGTCCTTATGCGGCCTATCCAATCATTTTACAGAGCCAAGTGTGGTGTTTGATTCTGACTGATAGGAAGTGTCCTCAGCAGGAAAACGGTGGTTAATCATATTTAACCAAGGCACAGAAAATGGAGCAACACTGTCTGGCTGTATGTAGTAGAGGATAAACAGATGGACTGTAAAATAAGTTGAATAAGTAGACATAAATATGCAAAGAGATGACACAAATGCCCAAATATATGACTTAGCCTATAGGCCTATCTTACACAAATGCATTTTCAATTTTTCCATTTTAATAGATCCTCTTATCCTCAACATGAATTAAACTTATATTGTGTGGCACTCATACAACCGTGATTACTGTAGGTAGGTCACCTCGGTTCAACTACCAGGACCACTCTACAACATCAACAGCTCATTGACCCCAGCTCATGACACCAATCAGTGGTCAGCCACGTCAGCACTTTGTCAGAGCCGAGCACCTACTTGTTGAAGAGGTTCAGGCCGATGCGATAGTGCCTCTTGCGGATCACATCGTTGCTGAAGACCGGTGAGTCCCAGCTGTTGCGTGTCTCTTTGTGGTACGTCTGCTTGCTGAGAGTCTGTTCCCTCAGGCTGTCCCGGGACGACGACTCAGAGCTGCAGTTGATGGTGTCGTTGGAGTTAGACGTGCTGTTGATGCTGTCGTTGTCCCCATCCGAaaagtcagactcagacttgCTTTGCCGGTTGGCCGAGCCGTTGATGGCCAGGTGGCTCTCCAGCGCCCTGTGGCGGTGGCGGAGGGGTGCCTCGTCGTCCCGGGAGGGCCCTCGTGGGGGCGGGCCATGAGAGATGTGTTTGGGGCTGGCCTGGGAAGATGCCACGATGTGTCCTCCCCCGTGAGACTCGTAGACAGGTGGACGTTTGATGGAGCTGCGGTCAGAGCGGTCGCTGTGTTCGGCAGAGCTGTCGCTGGGCGGCTCGATGGTCAGCAGGGGGAGGTGGAGCCTCTGTTCCTGGCACTCCAGGGAGGGAGTGCTGCGGCAGCTGGTGTCCGTGTCATGCTCCTCATCCTTGGGGTCCAGTGGCCAGTAGTCCTGGGAGGAGTTGGCCGAGCGCAGACGGAGGTCTGATTCAATGCTGGAGGGCTGGTCACCAGACCCCCGCGACAGCCCCATGGAGGGAGACAGTTCCTCCTCATCAATAAACAGAGTCACATCGCTGTAGGATGCCATCATGTCCTCTCGCTTGCGTCCCGTCGCCCCGCGGTGAGGCTTCACCTGATAGgccacctccctctccacctcggGGCAGCCCAAGGCCTCTGGGTCATGACCCTCATCGCCCTGCAGGCTGCGGCAGTTCAAGGCGTCGTCGATGGACTCGGCCAGAGACTTGACCTGCCTGGAGAAGGCGTCCTCCAGCTCTGTGATGGCATCCGTTAGGTGGTTCTGGGAGGCCGGGTGTGATGCCATGTTGGCCTGGTGGTGGACCTCCAGGTCCCCACACTCTGACTGTACCAAGGCTAGGGGGGTGCCGTCATTTGTCAGGGACACTTGTTTCCCCTCAAAGTAGGAGCTGTGGACTTTCTCAGGGCCCTCGAAGGAGAACTGCATCCTCATATTGGACAGGACGATGCGTCGGGACATGCGGTTCTCAGACATACAACTCCTGAGACGTTCAAAGTTTTTGTTCATCTGGTACTGACGGAAGGCTGTTTGGATGGTTCGGGCCGCATGCCGGGTTATGAAGCGTCCACCATATTTACGCTCCAGCATCTCCACCTGACGGATAATAACATCATGATTATAACACAACAGCCCTTCACAAATGAGGACCCATGCTCATACACACGTGGGACTGAATTGAGCTTGTCGAGGGACAATTACTATAATTTGATAGTCATACAAATGTACAGGATGAGCAGAGAACCTGTAGTAAATGCTTAGTTAGGGTGTGTGTAGTGGGGTCAATGATACAGTCTTCGGTAGGGGAGATATTAGGTGACGACATCTGTATAGATGTTGATGAGTGTGTCTGCAGACAATCAGACTGGGGCCAGGGTACTCTACCTGTTTGTCCTGGAGGTCAGCCGACAGCTCATAGCCCTCTGAGTGTGAGCGGGAGCGTTTGATGGCCTCTTCCTCTGCCTGCTTGCGGAGGATGGACTGGGAGTGTTGGAGCTTGGGCCTGCGGGGAGGCCGCTGGGGGCCGGGCTGCACTCCGTGTCCGTAGAGGGGGCCCTCGAAGCGGTCTGGGCTGATCACTGGGCCCCTGTAGCTGGCTCCACCATCGCTCTCACTGGGCCGCGCATCCCCCTCCACACTGCaataacagacacacagagatacacagttACTCTACTGCaatgacacagacagaaagagttTCTCAAAGTTTTCATCCCCCTCCACACTGCAGTGATACAGAGAAACACAGTCATTCAAAGCTTTCATATCCTGTGCCCATCCACTGGTCTCCCAGTACTCATACCATACTGACACTCATCAAGGAGTTATCTCATCCATTACTCCTCTAGAACCTATTCAGGACAGTAAAGTACAACCACCACCAACATTGACCATTCAGTACTCATTTGGAACTGTCATTCTTTCATTtttttcaccttaatttaaccaggtaggccagttgagaacaagttctcatttactactgcgacctggccaagataaagcaaagcggtgcgacacaaacaacaacagagagttacacatggaataagcaaacatacagtcaataatacagtagaaaaaaagtctatatacagtgtgtccaaatgaggtgagataaggaagGTAAggaaataggccatagtggcgaaataattacaatttagcaattaaacactggagtgatagatgtgcagaagaagaatgtgcaagtagagatactggggtgcaaaggagcaaaataaataaataaatacagtatggggatgaggtagttggatgtgatctgtgagctgctctgacagctagtgcttaaagttagtgagggagatatgagtcttcaacttcagtgatttttgcaattcgttccagtcattggtagcagagaactggaaggaaaggtggccaaagtaggaattggctttggaggtgaccagtgaaatatacctgctggaccaCGTGCTACGTgtgagtgctgctatggtgaccggtgagctgagataaggcgggactttacatagcaaagacttatagatgacctggagccagtgggtttggtgacaaatatgaagcgagggccagccaacgagagcatacaggtcgcagtggtggggagtatatggggctttggtgacaaaacggatggcactgtgatagacagcatccaatttgctgagtagagtgtgtACATGACTTTAACCCCTGTGCTGATGAATAAGTTCAGGAAATGTCTGTGAATCAAGTCCTCACAGCATGAATTCCAACTAAGCTGTTGATGTCTAAATGAAAACAGCCAAATAAAACAGTATGGGCTGAAAtccatgtttctgtgtgtttaaAAACGTAATTACAGAGCCAATAGTGCATAGATGGTGGTGGAGCAGCATTCAGCCAGACCACGACTCACATGGGTAATTTCTCAAAACTGCTGACACTACCATTTCTAGACACAGCCTACATCAACTTCTCAACACCGTGCGCTGATTAAAAGTGCATGTAAGTGggtcggccatgattactacttGAAATATGACAGTAACAGCCCCATTCATTATCTAGTATTCAGAGAGAGTAACACGTCCAAGCCAATCTCCATGAAAAGTTCAACAGTCAGCACATTTGTTGGCGTGATGACACAGTAAGAACCAAGTAGTGCAATCAACATGCAAACCCTTCAATCCAACCTTTGAAAGCAACCCTTCAACCCGGCAGGAAGTTAAACAGGAGAGGGTACTCACTCACTCTTACGTTCAACATTTGGAGAAGACTGCTGCTTCACACGCAGAGACCTCCTGTGCTCTATGAACTGCCAACTCTTCCTCCATACCTTGTCCACCATGTCTGACTGCCAACAGCAGTCCAGAGTTCACACTaatgactgtatatatgaacACACTCAGAGCAGCTCCCTCCACAGTAAGTCTGCATCATGCAGTTCAAAGGTCAACCAGTGTGCAATGACAGTTACATCATGTTTGGCGGATAGGAGCCTCAGTAAATATTCCAAAGTTCAGTTTGAGCTTACAGTGACAaggtaaatacagtggggcaaaaaagtatttagtcagccaccaattgtgcaagttctcccacgtaaaaagatgagagaggcctgtaattttccccacaggtacacttcaactatgacagacaaaatgagaaaaaacatccagaaaatcacattgtaggattggtATAATTTGATATGAAGACTATTAGTGAATTTAACCCATCTTACACCACACTCAAAGTACCAAATTAACAAACAAGGTTGTTTGCCTATATCATCTGACCTAAAAACAGATATCAGTCACAGCTGACTAGAGCCCGTGTTAACCCCCTGACCATGACCACAGGGTATTTTCAGCCTTATAGTAGGATGACTGTATAGAATACTCACAACACACCCTTCTGCATCTCAAACACATACTGACACCATGTTAAGACCCTCAGTCAAGGTTTAGTAGGCCCTCCAACTGCCCGATTAAAATGTAGGGGCCTTCTGACTTCTAAATGGGCACTAGCACAACTAAGATATGCACCAcagctttttttttcttctttttatttcacctttatttaaccaggtaggcaagttgagaacaagttctcatttacaattgcgacttggccaagataaagcaaagcagttcgacacatacaacgaaacagttacacatggagtaaaacaaacatacagtcaataatacagtagaaacaagtctatatacgatgtgagcaaatgaggtaaaggcaaaaaaaaggccatcgtggcaaagtaaatacaatatagcaagtaaaacactggaatggtagatttgcagtggaagaatgtgcaaagtagaaataaaaataatggggtgcaaaggagcaaaataaataaataaataaaataaatacagtagggaaagacgtagttgtttgggctaaattataggtgggctatgtacaggtgcagtaatctgtgagctgctctgacagctggtgcttaaagctagtgagtgaGATAagcgtttccagtttcagagatttttgcagttcgttccagtcattggcagcagagaactggaaggagaggcagccaaataaagaattggttttgggggtgaccagagagacctgctggagcgcgtgctacaggtgggtgatgctatggtgaccagcgagctgagataaggggggactttacctagcagggtcttgtagatgacatggagccagtgggtttggcgacgagtatgaagcgagggccagccaacgagagcgtacaggtcgcaatggtgggtagtatatggggctttggtgacaaaacggatggcactgtgatagactgcattcaatttgttgagtagggtattggaggctattttgtaaattacatcgtcgaggattggtaggatggtcagttttacgagggtatgtttggcagcatgagtgaaggatgctttgttgcgaaataggaagccaattctagatttaactttggattggagatgtttgatatgggtctggaaggagagtttacagtctaaccagatacctaggtatttgtagtcagagccgtccagagtagtgatgttggacaggcgagCAGAtgcaggcagcgattggttgaagagcataaatttagttttacttgtatttaagagtaattggaggccacggaaggagagttgtatggcattgaagcttgcctggagggttgttaacacagtgtccaaagaagggccagaagtatacagaatggtgtcgtctgcgtagaggtggatcagagactcaccagcagcaagagcgacatcattgatgtatatagagaagagagtcggtccaagaattgaaccctgtggcaccctcatagagactgccagaggtccggacagcagaccctccgatttgacacactgaactctatcatagaagtagttggtgaaccaggcgaggcaatcatttgagaaaccaaggctgtcgagaccgccgatgaggatgtggtgattgacagagtcgaaagccttggccagatcaatgaatacggctgcacagtaatgtttcttatcgatggcggttaagatatcgtttaggaccttgagcgtggctgaggtgcacccatgaccagctctgaaaccagattgcatagcagagagggtatggtgagattcgaaatggtcggtaatctgtttattgacttggctttcgaagaccttagtaaggcagggtaggatagatataggtctgtagcagtttgggtcaaaaGTGTCCCCCCCTttactttccaatctttgggaatctcagacgacacgaaagagaggttgaacaggctagtaataggggtggcaacaatttcggcagataattttttagaaagaaagggtccagattgtctagctcggctgatttgtaggggtccagattttgcagctctttcagaacatcagctgactggatttgggagaaggagaaatggggaaggcttgggcgagttgctgtggggggtgcagtgctgttgaccagggtaggggtagccaggtggaaagcatggccagccatagaaaaatgcttattgaaattctcaattatagtggatttatcagtggtgacagtgtttcctatcctcagtccagtgggcagctgggaggaggtgttcttattctccatggactttacagtgtcccagaacttttttgagttagtgttgcaggaagcaaatttctgcttgaaaaagctagccttggcttttctaactgcctgtgtataatggtttctagcctccctgaaaagctgcatatcacgggggctgttcgatgctaatgcagaacgccataggatgtttttgtgttggttaagggcagtcaggtctggagagaaccaagggctatatctgttcctggttctaaatttcttgaatggggcatgcttatttaagatggttaggaaggcatttaaaaaaataaccaggcatcctctactgacgggatgagatcaatatccttccaggataccccggccaggtcgattggaaaggcctgctcactgaagtgtttcagggagcgtttgacagtgatgagtggaggtcgtttgaccactgacccattacggatgcaggcaatgaggcagtgatcgctgagatcttggttgaagacagcagaggtgtatttagagggcaagttggttaggatgatatctatgagggtgcccgtgtttacggctttggggaggtacctggtaggttcattgatcatttgtgtgagattgagggcatcaagcttagattgtaggatggctggggtgttaacatgttccagtttaggtcgcctagcagcacgatctctgaagatagatggggggcaatcagttcacatatggtgtccagagcacagctgggggcagaggatggtctatagcaggcggaaacttgtttttagagaggtggaattttaaaaaaaagttcaa
Coding sequences within:
- the LOC110492417 gene encoding IQ motif and SEC7 domain-containing protein 1 isoform X6, which translates into the protein MLERKYGGRFITRHAARTIQTAFRQYQMNKNFERLRSCMSENRMSRRIVLSNMRMQFSFEGPEKVHSSYFEGKQVSLTNDGTPLALVQSECGDLEVHHQANMASHPASQNHLTDAITELEDAFSRQVKSLAESIDDALNCRSLQGDEGHDPEALGCPEVEREVAYQVKPHRGATGRKREDMMASYSDVTLFIDEEELSPSMGLSRGSGDQPSSIESDLRLRSANSSQDYWPLDPKDEEHDTDTSCRSTPSLECQEQRLHLPLLTIEPPSDSSAEHSDRSDRSSIKRPPVYESHGGGHIVASSQASPKHISHGPPPRGPSRDDEAPLRHRHRALESHLAINGSANRQSKSESDFSDGDNDSINSTSNSNDTINCSSESSSRDSLREQTLSKQTYHKETRNSWDSPVFSNDVIRKRHYRIGLNLFNKKPEKGVQYLTERGFVPDTPVGVAHFLLQRKGLSRQMIGEFLGNRQKQFNRDVLDCVVDEMDFSSMELDEALRKFQNHIRVQGEAQKVERLIEAYSQRYCICNPTVVRQFRNPDTIFILAFAIILLNTDMYSPNVKPERKMKLEDFVKNLRGVDDGEDIPRETLVGIYERIRKRELKTNEDHVSQVQKVEKLIVGNKKPIGSLHHGLGCVLSLPHRRLVCYCRLFEVPDPNKLQKLGLHQREIFLFNDLLVVTKIFQKKKNSVTYSFRQSFSLYGMQVLMFENQHYGNGIKLTSAIPGADIKVLINFNAPNPQDRKKFTDDLRESIAEVQEMEKYRIESELEKQKGVVRPSMSQSSGLKKEAGNGNMNRASLDDTYTMGEGLKRSALSSSLRDLSEAGKRGRRSSAGSLDSNMEGSIISSPHTRRRATTPRSEGPPRGHPTIPNSSSLLGSLFGSKRAKPSSQSHPPLPPPGHPTLISHTPHPSNLHHTAQQVAQAQLHHSQYCQQNPPPYHHHHHYHPPPHTQYHQHPAAYASSSTHSHQHPLVPQHSHSHHASHSQHALHHHSQQQSPAPSGSKTKHSGISTVV
- the LOC110492417 gene encoding IQ motif and SEC7 domain-containing protein 1 isoform X7; translation: MWKYCISSRTISVEGDARPSESDGGASYRGPVISPDRFEGPLYGHGVQPGPQRPPRRPKLQHSQSILRKQAEEEAIKRSRSHSEGYELSADLQDKQVEMLERKYGGRFITRHAARTIQTAFRQYQMNKNFERLRSCMSENRMSRRIVLSNMRMQFSFEGPEKVHSSYFEGKQVSLTNDGTPLALVQSECGDLEVHHQANMASHPASQNHLTDAITELEDAFSRQVKSLAESIDDALNCRSLQGDEGHDPEALGCPEVEREVAYQVKPHRGATGRKREDMMASYSDVTLFIDEEELSPSMGLSRGSGDQPSSIESDLRLRSANSSQDYWPLDPKDEEHDTDTSCRSTPSLECQEQRLHLPLLTIEPPSDSSAEHSDRSDRSSIKRPPVYESHGGGHIVASSQASPKHISHGPPPRGPSRDDEAPLRHRHRALESHLAINGSANRQSKSESDFSDGDNDSINSTSNSNDTINCSSESSSRDSLREQTLSKQTYHKETRNSWDSPVFSNDVIRKRHYRIGLNLFNKKPEKGVQYLTERGFVPDTPVGVAHFLLQRKGLSRQMIGEFLGNRQKQFNRDVLDCVVDEMDFSSMELDEALRKFQNHIRVQGEAQKVERLIEAYSQRYCICNPTVVRQFRNPDTIFILAFAIILLNTDMYSPNVKPERKMKLEDFVKNLRGVDDGEDIPRETLVGIYERIRKRELKTNEDHVSQVQKVEKLIVGNKKPIGSLHHGLGCVLSLPHRRLVCYCRLFEVPDPNKLQKLGLHQREIFLFNDLLVVTKIFQKKKNSVTYSFRQSFSLYGMQVLMFENQHYGNGIKLTSAIPGADIKVLINFNAPNPQDRKKFTDDLRESIAEVQEMEKYRIESELEKQKGVVRPSMSQSSGLKKEAGNGNMNRASLDDTYTMGEGLKRSALSSSLRDLSEAGKRGRRSSAGSLDSNMEGSIISSPHTRRRATTPRSEGPPRGHPTIPNSSSLLGSLFGSKRAKPSSQSHPPLPPPGHPTLISHTPHPSNLHHTAQQVAQAQLHHSQYCQQNPPPYHHHHHYHPPPHTQYHQHPAAYASSSTHSHQHPLVPQHSHSHHASHSQHALHHHSQQQSPAPSGSKTKHSGISTVV
- the LOC110492417 gene encoding IQ motif and SEC7 domain-containing protein 1 isoform X4; translated protein: MWKFKAFCMDYWHVLCLHPHNTFHKSVEGDARPSESDGGASYRGPVISPDRFEGPLYGHGVQPGPQRPPRRPKLQHSQSILRKQAEEEAIKRSRSHSEGYELSADLQDKQVEMLERKYGGRFITRHAARTIQTAFRQYQMNKNFERLRSCMSENRMSRRIVLSNMRMQFSFEGPEKVHSSYFEGKQVSLTNDGTPLALVQSECGDLEVHHQANMASHPASQNHLTDAITELEDAFSRQVKSLAESIDDALNCRSLQGDEGHDPEALGCPEVEREVAYQVKPHRGATGRKREDMMASYSDVTLFIDEEELSPSMGLSRGSGDQPSSIESDLRLRSANSSQDYWPLDPKDEEHDTDTSCRSTPSLECQEQRLHLPLLTIEPPSDSSAEHSDRSDRSSIKRPPVYESHGGGHIVASSQASPKHISHGPPPRGPSRDDEAPLRHRHRALESHLAINGSANRQSKSESDFSDGDNDSINSTSNSNDTINCSSESSSRDSLREQTLSKQTYHKETRNSWDSPVFSNDVIRKRHYRIGLNLFNKKPEKGVQYLTERGFVPDTPVGVAHFLLQRKGLSRQMIGEFLGNRQKQFNRDVLDCVVDEMDFSSMELDEALRKFQNHIRVQGEAQKVERLIEAYSQRYCICNPTVVRQFRNPDTIFILAFAIILLNTDMYSPNVKPERKMKLEDFVKNLRGVDDGEDIPRETLVGIYERIRKRELKTNEDHVSQVQKVEKLIVGNKKPIGSLHHGLGCVLSLPHRRLVCYCRLFEVPDPNKLQKLGLHQREIFLFNDLLVVTKIFQKKKNSVTYSFRQSFSLYGMQVLMFENQHYGNGIKLTSAIPGADIKVLINFNAPNPQDRKKFTDDLRESIAEVQEMEKYRIESELEKQKGVVRPSMSQSSGLKKEAGNGNMNRASLDDTYTMGEGLKRSALSSSLRDLSEAGKRGRRSSAGSLDSNMEGSIISSPHTRRRATTPRSEGPPRGHPTIPNSSSLLGSLFGSKRAKPSSQSHPPLPPPGHPTLISHTPHPSNLHHTAQQVAQAQLHHSQYCQQNPPPYHHHHHYHPPPHTQYHQHPAAYASSSTHSHQHPLVPQHSHSHHASHSQHALHHHSQQQSPAPSGSKTKHSGISTVV